A region from the Mycoplasmopsis phocirhinis genome encodes:
- the ftsH gene encoding ATP-dependent zinc metalloprotease FtsH, whose protein sequence is MNNNKNKPKKSITSIVIISIVVALAIGLIGYMLFQKFRPTPSNIGINEWYAQLAQSIKDPNQYINNIDVQTYEGKVIYSLIRAGKEFKYSVNVGRDLVDLTKDTPVSFKEAAGLSINQNFTLFEALNRAGNHLAGTNFVDPIITSTRRSTQTPLLFIIIQSILPLVIFLLIGWFLMRPLFRGAGGMMGVIGEEKNPATKIKSDKKFSDIAGNKEAIEEISEIVDYLKNPKKYATAGARMPRGILLGGPPGTGKTLLAKATAGEANVPFYFISASNFVEMYVGLGAKRVRSVVAEARRNSPAIIFIDELDAIGRTRGAGLGGGHDEREQTLNQLLVEMDGIKENTGLLFFAATNRTDVLDPALIRPGRFDRQITVGLPDVKEREEILNLHAKGKRISPNVKMSNVAKRTPGYSGAQLENVINEASLLAVRLNHQVITLEDIDEAIDRVMAGPAKKNRVISKNELTMIAYHEAGHAVVGIKVPGGNKVQKITIIPRGQAGGYNLMTPEDEKYNMSRNELISMITSFMGGRAAEEIIYGADNISTGASDDIQKATKIARKMVTEWGMSDLGPIQYEADEGSPFLGRDYLKSSTFSPEIAKEIDLEVRKIVLEAKNKAVKVINKNKELLELIKTALLEKETIVSEEIEYIAKNMTLPPASQKDDVSIQNLSIDDVLNDASNSVKE, encoded by the coding sequence ATGAATAATAATAAAAATAAACCTAAAAAAAGTATAACTTCAATAGTTATTATTAGTATTGTTGTTGCTTTAGCAATTGGTTTAATTGGGTATATGTTATTTCAAAAATTCAGACCTACACCTAGCAATATTGGAATTAATGAATGATATGCTCAATTAGCTCAGTCAATTAAAGATCCTAATCAATACATAAATAATATTGATGTTCAAACTTATGAAGGTAAAGTTATTTATTCTTTAATTCGTGCAGGTAAAGAATTTAAATACAGTGTTAATGTTGGTCGCGATTTAGTAGATTTAACTAAAGATACACCTGTTTCGTTTAAAGAAGCAGCGGGATTGTCGATTAATCAAAATTTTACTTTATTTGAAGCTTTAAATAGAGCGGGAAATCATTTAGCAGGAACTAATTTTGTTGATCCAATTATTACTTCTACAAGAAGATCAACTCAAACTCCATTATTGTTTATTATAATTCAGTCAATATTACCACTAGTAATATTCTTGTTAATAGGTTGATTTTTGATGAGACCATTATTTAGAGGTGCTGGTGGCATGATGGGTGTTATCGGCGAGGAAAAAAATCCTGCAACAAAAATTAAAAGTGATAAAAAATTTAGCGATATAGCAGGTAATAAAGAAGCTATCGAAGAGATTTCTGAAATAGTTGATTATTTAAAAAACCCTAAAAAATACGCTACAGCTGGAGCTAGAATGCCTCGCGGGATTTTATTAGGAGGCCCTCCAGGAACCGGTAAAACATTACTAGCAAAAGCAACCGCTGGTGAAGCTAATGTGCCGTTTTACTTTATTTCTGCATCTAATTTTGTTGAAATGTATGTTGGTTTAGGAGCAAAACGTGTAAGAAGTGTAGTTGCTGAAGCACGTCGTAATTCACCAGCGATTATATTTATCGATGAACTTGATGCTATAGGTAGAACCAGAGGTGCAGGTTTAGGTGGCGGACATGACGAACGAGAACAAACCTTAAATCAATTACTAGTTGAAATGGATGGTATTAAAGAAAACACAGGTTTATTGTTTTTTGCAGCCACAAACCGTACTGATGTTTTAGATCCAGCTTTAATTAGACCGGGACGTTTTGATCGTCAAATTACTGTGGGATTACCAGATGTTAAAGAACGTGAAGAAATTTTAAATCTACACGCAAAAGGTAAAAGAATTTCGCCAAATGTTAAAATGTCTAATGTTGCCAAAAGAACACCAGGTTATTCAGGAGCGCAACTTGAGAATGTAATTAATGAAGCCAGTTTATTAGCGGTTAGATTAAATCATCAAGTTATTACTTTAGAAGATATTGATGAGGCAATAGATAGAGTAATGGCGGGACCGGCTAAGAAAAATAGAGTTATTTCAAAAAATGAATTAACAATGATTGCTTACCACGAAGCCGGTCACGCGGTTGTAGGTATTAAAGTTCCAGGGGGTAATAAAGTACAAAAAATTACTATAATTCCTCGTGGTCAAGCCGGTGGTTATAACCTAATGACACCTGAAGATGAAAAATATAATATGTCTCGCAACGAATTAATTTCTATGATAACTTCATTTATGGGTGGTCGCGCTGCCGAAGAGATTATTTATGGAGCTGATAATATTTCAACCGGAGCTAGCGATGATATTCAAAAAGCAACAAAAATTGCCCGTAAAATGGTTACAGAGTGAGGAATGTCGGATTTAGGTCCTATTCAATATGAAGCAGATGAAGGTTCACCGTTTTTAGGTAGAGATTATTTAAAATCATCAACATTTTCACCGGAAATTGCTAAAGAAATTGATTTAGAAGTGAGAAAAATTGTTCTTGAAGCCAAAAACAAAGCTGTTAAAGTTATTAACAAAAATAAAGAATTACTTGAACTGATTAAAACTGCTTTATTAGAAAAAGAAACTATTGTTTCTGAAGAAATAGAATATATAGCTAAAAATATGACTCTTCCTCCTGCTTCACAAAAAGATGATGTAAGTATCCAAAATCTTTCTATAGATGATGTTTTAAATGATGCAAGCAATTCAGTTAAGGAATAA